ATGCCACAACTCAGGGCGCCGTGGAAATCACGATGGAAGTAGGCGTTGTCGGCCGCCCGCCGATCCATGGTCTCTTTCATGGGAACAGTACCTCCTTTTCACGTACCAGCGCCTTGGCGATCGCCCGTTGGCACCCGGGGGTCAGGGGATAGTTGAGAAAGTTGCGTGTGGTTTGAAAGAGCCCCATCTCGACCAGCAGATGCTTGAGGCCGGACATCCAACAGGTGATCTTTTTGCCGCCATAGACGTCCCACATGAGCCGGTTCATACGGCGCTGCAGACGGTCCGCCTCGGCATGCCGGCCGGCCCGTACGGCCTCCAGGATCATCCCCGCAAGCCGGCCATTGAAAATGCCCCCCCCAAGCAGGAGCCCGTCATAACCGGCCCGCAGGTAATCCGCGCAGGCGAACTCATCGCCATTAAGCAGCCGCAATGTCGGCCGGGCCTGTCGTGCCGCCAGCGCCAGCTTCATCCGCTCGGGATCCGTTGAACTGTCCTTGATCAATACCACCTTCGGCTCGGCATAAATCTGGCGCAAGGCCTCGTTGGTTACGGGCACGGCTGAATATTTGCCGCGGTCATAAATACCCACCGGCAACGGACAGCCCCGGATCGCCTCCTGATAGAGCGCCGCCACATTGGCGGGAGTGGCATTGAGCAGGAACAAGGGCGGCGCAATCACCGCCAAGTCGGCCCCATCCTCCGCCGCCGCCCGCATGTTGTCCAGGATCCGGGCAGCGGAGTTATCCGTCACCTGTGCGGCAATGAGCAACCGGCCGCGGGCAGCCGCCACAACGGCACGGACCATCTCGCGACGTTCGCGATCCGGCATCCAGGGGCCTTCCCCACACGTACCGCAAATAAATAACCCATTGACCCCGAGCCGCACATGGTGCTCAACGAGCCGCTTCACCGCCCCCTTGTCAAGTTGCATGCGATGGGTGAACGGGGTCGGCGTGGCTGACCAGACGCCACTTAGTTTTCCGATACTGACGCTCTTCATTTTTATATTCTCCAAGGTGGCTGTGCGGTCCACACCGATATGTTATTTTTAATGATTACCTGCTTCTTAAAATTACTTTGAACCAACAGTAGCGGGTTGACCAGTACTCCTGTATGCGATAATTTATGAAGCTATATGAAAAATGATGATTTCGAGTCGATCACAAACGCTATTCGCCAGGTATTGTCCGGGCCGTTGACCGATCCAGCGGCCATCCATCTGGCTGAATCGAATGTGACCAACGGGATAATACCCCAAGGGGCGCACAGCCATGACACCTGGGAACTGTTCTGTCCCGTCCGCTCCTGCCTGAAATTTGTGACCGCAGGCTGCGCCCCTTCCCTTATTCCCACCCACCACCTGCTGATTGTGCCGCCCGGTTGTCTGCATCTGCCGGTGGATTACCGCACGCAATCCCCGCAATTGAAACTCCTGGTCATGGACCTGCCTGGTTCAGAAAACCCATATGGGGCCTTGAGGGTGAACAGCGCCAAATCCAGAAGCAGCGCCATCCTGTCCCCGGCCGAATTTGCGGCCTGGACCACCTGCGTCGGAATGGACCCTGGAAGCATGATGGAACAGGTGGCCCGGGCGCAGGGCGCAGGCGCGTGGGGCCGCGAACGGGCACTGGGCATGCTCCGGACCCTTGTGGCCGCCTACGTCGAGGTCGCGACCCAGCCCCAGCATGACCCGCTTTCGTTCAATGCCCGACGGGCCACTGAAGCCCGGATATACCTCCAGTCCCACTACTGCGAGGCGAACCTGTCAGCGGGGACGATCGCCACCGCCCTGGGCATTTCCGCCTCGCATCTCAGGTTTCTTTTCCGGGAAACCACCGGCCGGACCCTGCATCATACCCTGATCGACCTGCGCCTCCGGCGCGCCACCGATCTGCTGCGGCTCACCACGTTCTCGATCAAGGAGATTGCGGCAATGACCGGCTGGGGACACCAGCTCTATTTTTCGGCCGCATTCAAAAAGCGCCATCACGGCTCGCCTTCGTCATTTAGGAATGACAGAGGCCATACCGTCCGTCCTGAACGGCAGTGCCGGTAATCCATCTTTATTGAAAAGATTGGCCCACCGGTGCTGGCTCGCCCAGGCGTAACGGACCGAAACCGGCTGCGGCACCTTATCCGAGGACACCACCACCGTATTCCCCTCAATCACCGCATCCGCCCATACAAATGCCCCTTTTTCACCGGCAAGCGCAAACCCCTGTAACGTGCTGACTCCGGGCCCTGTTCCTGCGGCGATCGCTTCAGCCTTGAACGCAAGCCCCTTGCCCACATGGTCAAAGGTCACGGTGACCTTCCCGCCATCAATCTTGTGTGATTTGTAAACCGGCCCATAAATCTCAATAGCCCGGCCATACACCCCGCCCAGCGCCACCCGGGCCGCCCGCAGGCCATAACCGGATTTATTCACGGGGTGGATCCCATTCCCTAAATCACTGCTAGTAACCATAAACGTATTGGGATACCCCATGATGCGGATATGCA
The bacterium genome window above contains:
- a CDS encoding AraC family transcriptional regulator, with translation MKNDDFESITNAIRQVLSGPLTDPAAIHLAESNVTNGIIPQGAHSHDTWELFCPVRSCLKFVTAGCAPSLIPTHHLLIVPPGCLHLPVDYRTQSPQLKLLVMDLPGSENPYGALRVNSAKSRSSAILSPAEFAAWTTCVGMDPGSMMEQVARAQGAGAWGRERALGMLRTLVAAYVEVATQPQHDPLSFNARRATEARIYLQSHYCEANLSAGTIATALGISASHLRFLFRETTGRTLHHTLIDLRLRRATDLLRLTTFSIKEIAAMTGWGHQLYFSAAFKKRHHGSPSSFRNDRGHTVRPERQCR
- a CDS encoding dihydrodipicolinate synthase family protein, giving the protein MKSVSIGKLSGVWSATPTPFTHRMQLDKGAVKRLVEHHVRLGVNGLFICGTCGEGPWMPDRERREMVRAVVAAARGRLLIAAQVTDNSAARILDNMRAAAEDGADLAVIAPPLFLLNATPANVAALYQEAIRGCPLPVGIYDRGKYSAVPVTNEALRQIYAEPKVVLIKDSSTDPERMKLALAARQARPTLRLLNGDEFACADYLRAGYDGLLLGGGIFNGRLAGMILEAVRAGRHAEADRLQRRMNRLMWDVYGGKKITCWMSGLKHLLVEMGLFQTTRNFLNYPLTPGCQRAIAKALVREKEVLFP